The Bifidobacterium eulemuris genome includes a window with the following:
- a CDS encoding sensor histidine kinase — protein sequence MNIVKRIHHPVQWAIVLGVELVCIAEWCARPSAQWPAIVLSAAQCVLIALAPIRPRVVFVIALVCDASMTMLYTDTAATPIYALVTVIGFLAYQTNNATTFAALCAASIAQLLETAAGGASGGRALVAFLVTFVFAALLGSALRWREQFVANQHAAQMASIRLRDSEKAIRAANEIHSAVTNQMSSIARIAQRQIRLGLDGDQQPWAMINDAATEALSNTHRAIEYLRQVDGDATSEKDPSYEDLVKGITRMLEEDGGNLRALGFSGSVTTQTDTPVKLSADKQHLILTLLHEIHTNIVRHAPHGCHYELSVLLTRQGVEVTQINPLAAHESATDLPVGRYGLHGLQQDFSAYGGTLSAECEGDMWVVFAFLPADDENA from the coding sequence ATGAATATCGTGAAACGCATTCATCATCCCGTTCAGTGGGCGATCGTTCTGGGAGTCGAGCTCGTATGCATCGCCGAATGGTGCGCACGTCCATCGGCGCAATGGCCGGCCATAGTGCTATCCGCCGCGCAATGCGTGCTGATCGCGCTTGCGCCGATTCGTCCCCGTGTGGTGTTTGTGATCGCTCTCGTCTGCGACGCCAGCATGACGATGCTGTATACAGATACCGCGGCAACTCCCATATACGCGCTGGTCACCGTGATCGGATTCCTCGCCTATCAGACGAACAATGCGACCACATTCGCGGCGCTATGCGCGGCATCCATCGCCCAACTTCTGGAGACGGCCGCCGGCGGCGCATCAGGAGGCCGCGCGTTGGTCGCCTTCCTGGTGACTTTCGTGTTCGCCGCCCTACTGGGCAGCGCATTGCGGTGGCGTGAGCAGTTCGTGGCAAACCAGCATGCGGCACAGATGGCGAGCATACGGCTGCGGGACAGCGAGAAAGCCATTCGGGCGGCCAACGAAATCCATAGCGCCGTCACCAACCAGATGTCGTCAATCGCGCGGATCGCCCAACGACAGATACGGCTTGGATTGGACGGCGATCAACAACCTTGGGCAATGATCAATGACGCGGCGACGGAAGCCTTGTCGAACACCCACCGAGCCATCGAATACCTCCGGCAGGTCGATGGCGACGCAACATCCGAAAAGGATCCTTCCTATGAGGATCTTGTGAAGGGCATCACACGCATGTTGGAAGAGGACGGCGGGAATCTTCGCGCCCTCGGTTTTTCCGGCAGCGTCACCACTCAGACGGACACACCCGTAAAACTCAGCGCCGACAAACAACACCTTATTCTCACGCTGCTGCATGAGATCCACACCAATATCGTCCGGCATGCGCCTCATGGCTGCCATTACGAGCTTTCCGTACTTCTCACCCGACAAGGCGTGGAGGTCACCCAAATCAATCCTCTCGCCGCACACGAATCCGCTACGGATCTTCCCGTCGGACGATACGGCTTGCACGGGCTACAGCAGGACTTCTCTGCATACGGCGGCACACTGAGCGCCGAATGCGAAGGCGACATGTGGGTCGTCTTCGCATTCCTGCCCGCCGATGACGAGAACGCTTAG
- a CDS encoding peptidoglycan-binding domain-containing protein: MRRKVSIVWLPLSVMTAMALTAGACALWLPDRAPALLDSAKEITSVPVNTQQYSGQQQVTVVPTMSASYGLIGNASGTVTANWSGAGLNSGAAAYKVNDRVIIALNTASPLYRDLTVGDQGDDVRALNDELGRLGYASASGTDLYDWRTRAGWQQLMSDSGNTSDGSLHLSDVLWIPQSSVRTESWSAGVGVVVNASDIVGEVPGGITSLTIKNGQALDRSRVLTVFDQTTVLPAGETTVSDAAFCQQVALTEGFRTMTADMLSAGFDATLAFEEPVTVLRVPAGAVYGITGSTGCVVADGEETPVLIVGAELGVSLVRPSDDTDTSAISEVALGSRLSQLTCG, encoded by the coding sequence GTGAGACGCAAGGTATCGATTGTATGGCTGCCATTGTCGGTGATGACGGCGATGGCGCTTACGGCGGGAGCCTGCGCGCTTTGGCTGCCCGACCGCGCGCCTGCGTTGCTCGATAGCGCGAAGGAGATCACCAGCGTCCCCGTGAACACGCAGCAGTACTCCGGTCAACAACAGGTGACGGTGGTACCGACCATGTCCGCGTCATACGGACTTATCGGCAACGCGTCCGGAACGGTGACCGCCAACTGGTCGGGGGCGGGACTGAATTCCGGCGCGGCGGCATACAAGGTCAACGACCGTGTGATCATCGCCCTGAACACGGCCAGTCCGCTCTACCGGGATCTGACGGTGGGAGATCAAGGCGACGACGTTCGCGCGCTGAACGACGAGCTGGGACGGTTAGGATACGCTTCCGCTTCGGGAACCGACCTGTACGATTGGCGCACCCGAGCGGGATGGCAGCAGCTGATGTCTGACTCGGGCAATACCAGCGACGGCTCTCTTCATCTGTCTGATGTCCTATGGATTCCGCAATCCAGTGTGCGAACCGAGTCATGGAGCGCGGGAGTCGGTGTCGTCGTCAATGCGTCAGATATCGTGGGTGAGGTGCCCGGCGGCATCACGTCGTTGACGATCAAGAACGGGCAGGCCCTGGACAGATCCCGCGTGCTCACCGTGTTCGACCAGACGACCGTGTTGCCCGCTGGCGAGACCACGGTCAGTGACGCGGCGTTCTGCCAGCAGGTCGCCCTTACCGAAGGGTTTCGTACGATGACGGCGGACATGCTGTCCGCGGGATTCGACGCCACGTTGGCATTCGAGGAACCGGTGACCGTGCTGCGGGTTCCAGCCGGTGCGGTATATGGCATCACCGGTTCCACTGGCTGTGTCGTGGCGGATGGCGAGGAAACGCCGGTGCTCATCGTCGGGGCCGAACTCGGCGTCAGTCTGGTGCGGCCTTCGGACGACACCGACACGTCAGCGATCAGTGAGGTCGCTTTGGGATCCCGGTTGTCGCAGCTGACATGTGGGTGA
- a CDS encoding response regulator transcription factor translates to MFDSMAVEFVEEDGNGLKLNMGMEDRTSTAHTRSAGMTFCRIAIVDNDEMALRSLIRIIHERIRFASPIWTAATARQALEHCSAPRDIPDVLLVDMSLEGIQGPSLCRHIRLGNTKTRLLAITSFSTTMYHDKAVHAGVQGLISKNDEDEIVRGIHLMQCGEVMEGFESPVMAQIRLKHEPAPAILSIREEEILDLVATCGLVDRQIADRLGIAEATVRRHMHNIMKKLGARTSRQAVAIWLNNR, encoded by the coding sequence ATGTTCGATAGTATGGCGGTTGAATTCGTTGAGGAAGACGGGAATGGGTTGAAGTTGAATATGGGGATGGAAGATCGAACGTCGACTGCGCACACGCGCTCGGCGGGCATGACGTTCTGTCGTATCGCCATAGTCGATAACGACGAAATGGCATTACGCTCGCTCATCCGGATCATCCATGAACGGATTCGATTCGCATCGCCGATCTGGACCGCCGCCACCGCGCGACAGGCGTTGGAACATTGCTCAGCACCTCGAGACATCCCCGACGTGCTACTGGTGGACATGTCGCTCGAAGGCATTCAAGGCCCATCATTATGCCGTCATATACGATTGGGAAACACTAAAACCCGTTTGCTTGCGATCACCAGTTTTTCCACAACCATGTATCATGACAAGGCCGTTCATGCCGGAGTGCAGGGACTGATAAGCAAAAACGACGAGGATGAGATCGTCCGAGGCATCCATCTGATGCAATGCGGAGAGGTTATGGAGGGATTCGAGTCCCCTGTGATGGCTCAGATACGACTGAAGCATGAGCCCGCACCGGCGATTTTGAGCATACGGGAGGAAGAGATTCTCGATCTTGTGGCGACATGCGGACTTGTCGACCGACAAATCGCCGACCGTCTCGGCATAGCCGAGGCGACCGTCCGCAGGCATATGCACAACATCATGAAGAAGCTCGGCGCCCGAACCTCCCGCCAAGCAGTAGCCATATGGCTCAACAACAGATAG
- a CDS encoding ATP-binding cassette domain-containing protein, with the protein MIDNAILRFDNWGYRHASRASFAVRGLNLTIEAGQRVLLLGASGIGKSTILEGAAGLLGGGDEDGSAGDGGATAVTDAEGGTSEGRVLVDDVPVHQARGRVGLVLQDPDAQAVFQRLGDNVAFGPENMDVPREKIWPRVDDCLAAVGLAGVQLHRSVLHLSGGQMQRLSLAGALAMRPGVLLLDEPTANLDPDGVEQIVDAVRMVLAEQHSTMVLVEHRAGPWIDLIDRVVVLGLADGDAAGARVTQNGEDEEIDHAVSSRTVVVADGTPDEVFRNPDLDFAALGIWLPERYRRPSDEIRRIHTADEPEYPARTGNGETLLSARDLAIGRNGEAIAEHIDLDFNAGQITALVGANGAGKSTLSLTLAGLLEPVAGRVEAAPALAEGARGDAPIAWRSTELASRISYVFQNPEHQFACGSVLDEVMLGPLRAGVPAAEAEKRARELLERFNLIRYERANPYTLSGGEKRRLTVASSLAAAPRVLILDEPTFGQDRRTWMQIVRLIHSLRGDGVSIIVVTHDRELVTALGARLVELVPDGAAGEWRGDRTEGERIAVSAVNQREEPPKASSRSPFLASLNPAYRLIGAFLVSLPLLFSLDWVSAGVALALEAIVLMAIGFTPWRIVRSTWPVFIGAPGSALAVWLYGKQGGDTWFQWGMIHVTDRSSELAIATGLRILAIGIPAIITILGVDATDLADAFSQILRLPDRFVYGGLAGMRLFSVLQDDWAALTASRRSRGLGDDSKAKAFFPQAFALLVLSIRRSTTLATAMEARGFGGDGPRSHARVSEVHTRDRMFLVGCLALPIVALAAAVLTGSFSFFGN; encoded by the coding sequence ATGATCGACAACGCGATCCTGCGGTTCGACAATTGGGGCTACCGTCATGCGTCCCGCGCGTCCTTCGCCGTGCGCGGATTGAACCTCACCATCGAGGCCGGGCAGCGTGTGCTGTTGTTGGGGGCGTCCGGCATCGGCAAATCCACCATCCTTGAAGGTGCGGCCGGTCTGCTCGGAGGCGGCGATGAGGATGGTTCCGCCGGCGATGGCGGCGCAACCGCCGTCACCGATGCGGAAGGGGGCACGAGCGAAGGCCGCGTGCTCGTCGACGACGTGCCCGTGCATCAGGCGCGCGGCCGTGTGGGACTGGTATTGCAGGATCCGGACGCGCAGGCCGTGTTCCAACGCTTGGGAGACAATGTGGCGTTCGGTCCGGAGAATATGGACGTTCCGCGCGAGAAGATCTGGCCCCGCGTGGATGATTGTCTTGCCGCCGTAGGACTTGCGGGCGTGCAATTGCACCGTTCCGTGCTCCATCTGAGCGGCGGGCAGATGCAACGCCTCTCTCTGGCCGGCGCGCTCGCGATGCGCCCCGGCGTGCTGTTGCTCGACGAGCCCACCGCCAACCTCGATCCCGACGGCGTCGAACAGATCGTCGACGCGGTGCGCATGGTGCTGGCCGAACAACACTCCACCATGGTGCTGGTCGAGCATCGCGCCGGCCCTTGGATCGACCTCATCGACCGCGTGGTCGTGCTCGGCCTGGCCGATGGCGACGCGGCCGGCGCGCGCGTCACCCAGAACGGCGAGGATGAGGAGATCGACCATGCCGTCTCGAGCCGCACGGTCGTCGTGGCCGACGGCACGCCCGACGAGGTGTTTCGCAACCCCGATCTGGACTTCGCCGCACTCGGCATATGGCTGCCGGAACGCTACCGCCGTCCGAGCGACGAGATCCGCCGCATCCACACCGCTGACGAGCCCGAATACCCGGCCCGCACCGGCAACGGCGAGACATTGCTTTCGGCCCGTGATCTGGCGATCGGCCGCAACGGCGAAGCCATCGCCGAACATATCGACCTGGACTTCAACGCGGGGCAGATCACCGCGCTGGTCGGCGCGAACGGTGCCGGCAAATCCACTCTGTCGCTGACGCTCGCCGGTCTGCTCGAACCCGTCGCGGGACGGGTCGAAGCCGCGCCCGCGCTGGCGGAGGGCGCGCGCGGCGACGCGCCCATCGCATGGCGATCCACCGAACTGGCTTCACGCATCTCCTACGTCTTCCAGAACCCCGAACATCAGTTCGCCTGCGGCAGCGTGCTCGACGAGGTGATGCTGGGGCCGCTGCGCGCCGGCGTGCCGGCCGCCGAGGCCGAGAAGCGCGCCCGCGAGCTGCTCGAACGCTTCAACCTCATCCGCTACGAGCGGGCGAATCCGTACACGCTTTCCGGCGGCGAAAAGCGCCGCCTCACCGTGGCTTCGAGCCTGGCCGCGGCACCCCGCGTGCTCATCCTCGACGAGCCGACCTTCGGCCAGGATCGCCGCACCTGGATGCAGATCGTGCGGCTGATCCACTCGCTGCGCGGCGACGGCGTGAGCATCATCGTCGTCACCCACGACCGCGAGCTCGTCACCGCATTGGGCGCGCGTCTGGTCGAACTCGTGCCGGACGGCGCCGCAGGGGAGTGGCGCGGCGATCGGACGGAAGGCGAACGCATCGCGGTCTCCGCGGTCAACCAACGCGAAGAGCCGCCCAAAGCCTCCAGCCGTTCGCCCTTCCTTGCCTCGCTCAACCCCGCCTACCGTCTGATCGGCGCGTTTCTGGTCTCTTTGCCGCTGCTGTTCAGCCTCGACTGGGTGTCCGCGGGCGTGGCTCTGGCGTTGGAGGCTATCGTGCTGATGGCCATCGGATTCACCCCATGGCGCATCGTGCGGTCCACATGGCCTGTTTTCATCGGCGCGCCCGGCTCGGCGCTCGCCGTCTGGCTGTACGGCAAGCAGGGCGGCGACACCTGGTTCCAATGGGGCATGATCCATGTCACCGACCGTTCCAGCGAACTCGCCATCGCCACCGGCCTGCGTATCCTCGCCATCGGCATTCCCGCCATCATCACGATTCTGGGAGTGGACGCGACCGACCTGGCCGACGCGTTCAGCCAGATTTTGCGTCTGCCCGACCGCTTCGTCTACGGCGGACTGGCGGGCATGCGTCTGTTCTCCGTATTGCAGGACGATTGGGCGGCGCTCACCGCCTCGCGTCGCTCGCGCGGACTCGGCGACGACAGCAAGGCCAAGGCCTTCTTCCCGCAGGCTTTCGCGCTGCTGGTGCTCTCGATCAGACGCTCCACCACGCTCGCCACCGCCATGGAAGCGCGCGGATTCGGCGGCGACGGTCCGCGCAGCCACGCGCGCGTGAGCGAAGTGCACACACGCGACCGCATGTTCCTCGTCGGATGTCTCGCATTGCCGATCGTGGCGCTGGCCGCAGCGGTGCTGACCGGCAGCTTCTCCTTCTTCGGCAACTGA